One Citrobacter amalonaticus genomic window carries:
- the mngB gene encoding mannosylglycerate hydrolase has translation MKAVSRVHITPHMHWDREWYFTTEASRILLVNNMEEILTRLEQDTDYKYYVLDGQTAVLEDYFAIKPENTRRVQRLVQAGKLIIGPWYTQTDTTIVSGESIVRNLLYGMRDCQAFGEPMKIGYLPDSFGMSGQLPHIYNGFGITRTMFWRGCSERHGTDKTEFLWQSSDGSEVVAQVLPLGYAIGKYLPEDESGLRKRLDSYFEVLEKASVTKEILLPNGHDQMPLQQNIFTVMDKLREIYPQRKFVMSRFEAVFEHIENRREQLATLKGEFIDGKYMRVHRTIGSTRMDIKLIHARIENKIVNILEPLATLAWTLGFEYHHGLLEKMWKEILKNHAHDSIGCCCSDKVHREIIARFELAEDMADNLIRFYLRKITDNMPQSDSDKLVLFNLMPWPREEVINTTIRLRGHQFCLRDDRGNPVPCFVRAVREIDPGLIDRQIVHYGNYEPFMEFDIQIHQIVPSMGYRTLYVTQGEAGNNNPPETSRAEGLENAFWQITVNDDGTLRLYDKDSGICYDRVLELEEGSDDGDEYDYSPAREEWLLTSASVKAECEVTHEAWQSRARICYQMAVPLNLTERRARQRSGRVEVEITVILSHNSRRIDIEVLLDNQADDHRLRVLIPTPFVTDTVLADTQFGTVSRPVRDPALANWREEGWKEAPVPVWNMLNYATLQEGRNGLAVFTEGLREFEVLGDRKKTFAITLLRGVGLLGKEDLLLRPGRPSGIKMAVPDAQLRGRLHCRLSLFSYTGTPVNAGIAQQARAWLTPVQCYNKIPWDAMKLNKAGFMTPDRYSLFTMPPVGCQLSTLKKSEEGEELILRLFNPSDSESCDATVAFGRAVQSCTETRLDEQPVQSVDEKRSDIGPVLPGQTRTFSYKIV, from the coding sequence ATGAAAGCTGTATCTCGCGTTCACATTACCCCGCATATGCACTGGGATCGGGAGTGGTATTTTACCACCGAGGCGTCGCGCATTTTGCTGGTCAATAATATGGAAGAGATCCTCACCCGACTGGAGCAGGATACCGACTATAAATATTACGTTCTTGATGGACAGACGGCGGTGCTGGAGGACTACTTCGCGATAAAGCCGGAAAATACCCGTCGGGTACAACGTCTGGTGCAAGCCGGAAAGCTGATCATTGGCCCGTGGTATACCCAGACGGATACCACGATTGTCTCCGGTGAGTCTATTGTGCGTAATCTGCTGTATGGCATGCGTGATTGCCAGGCCTTTGGCGAACCGATGAAAATTGGCTATCTACCGGATTCCTTTGGCATGTCGGGACAGCTTCCGCATATCTACAACGGATTTGGCATCACCCGCACGATGTTCTGGCGCGGTTGTTCAGAGCGTCACGGTACCGATAAGACCGAGTTTTTATGGCAAAGCAGCGATGGCAGTGAAGTTGTCGCGCAGGTGCTGCCGCTGGGTTACGCAATTGGTAAGTACTTACCAGAGGATGAGAGCGGACTGCGCAAACGGCTTGACAGCTATTTTGAGGTGCTGGAAAAAGCGTCAGTAACCAAAGAGATTTTGCTGCCTAATGGCCACGATCAGATGCCGCTGCAACAGAACATTTTTACGGTGATGGACAAACTGCGCGAGATCTACCCACAGCGGAAGTTTGTGATGAGCCGTTTTGAAGCGGTGTTTGAACATATCGAGAATCGACGTGAACAACTCGCTACGCTGAAAGGCGAATTTATTGACGGCAAGTATATGCGGGTACACCGCACGATTGGCTCGACGCGGATGGACATCAAACTCATTCATGCGCGCATTGAAAACAAGATCGTCAATATCCTTGAACCCCTGGCGACGCTGGCCTGGACGCTTGGCTTTGAGTATCACCACGGTTTGCTGGAAAAAATGTGGAAAGAGATTTTAAAAAATCATGCCCACGACAGCATTGGATGTTGCTGTAGCGATAAGGTTCACCGGGAAATCATCGCGCGCTTCGAACTGGCGGAGGATATGGCAGATAACCTGATCCGTTTTTATCTGCGCAAAATCACAGACAACATGCCGCAGAGCGACAGTGACAAACTGGTGCTGTTTAACCTGATGCCGTGGCCGCGTGAAGAGGTGATTAACACGACGATCCGCCTGCGAGGTCATCAGTTTTGCCTGCGTGACGATCGGGGAAATCCCGTTCCCTGTTTTGTGCGCGCGGTTCGCGAGATCGATCCTGGACTGATAGACAGGCAGATCGTGCATTACGGTAACTACGAGCCGTTTATGGAGTTTGATATCCAGATCCATCAGATTGTACCGTCGATGGGTTATCGCACGCTGTATGTGACGCAAGGCGAGGCGGGAAATAATAATCCGCCAGAAACCTCCCGGGCGGAGGGGCTGGAAAATGCGTTCTGGCAGATTACCGTTAACGACGATGGCACGCTGCGTCTGTATGACAAAGATAGCGGCATCTGCTATGACCGCGTCCTGGAGCTGGAAGAGGGCTCTGATGATGGGGATGAGTATGATTACTCGCCCGCCAGAGAAGAGTGGCTTCTGACTTCCGCGTCGGTAAAAGCAGAGTGCGAGGTGACCCATGAAGCATGGCAAAGCCGGGCGCGGATTTGTTATCAAATGGCCGTGCCGCTCAATCTTACGGAACGTCGCGCTCGCCAGCGTAGCGGTAGGGTTGAGGTTGAAATAACGGTCATCCTGAGCCACAACAGCAGGCGTATTGATATTGAAGTGCTTCTGGATAATCAGGCTGACGATCATCGCCTGCGGGTACTGATCCCCACTCCGTTTGTGACCGACACTGTGCTGGCAGATACGCAGTTTGGTACGGTGAGCCGCCCCGTGCGGGATCCCGCACTGGCAAACTGGCGGGAAGAGGGCTGGAAAGAGGCACCGGTTCCCGTCTGGAATATGCTTAATTATGCGACGCTTCAGGAGGGCAGAAACGGTCTGGCGGTTTTCACCGAAGGGTTGCGTGAATTTGAAGTGCTGGGTGACAGGAAAAAAACTTTCGCCATCACGCTGCTACGCGGTGTTGGACTCCTCGGGAAAGAGGATTTGCTTTTGCGTCCAGGCCGTCCTTCAGGCATTAAAATGGCGGTGCCGGATGCGCAACTGCGCGGACGATTGCACTGTCGGCTGAGCCTTTTCAGTTATACCGGTACGCCAGTAAACGCCGGTATTGCTCAGCAGGCCAGGGCCTGGCTTACCCCGGTACAGTGTTATAACAAGATTCCGTGGGATGCGATGAAACTGAACAAAGCCGGTTTCATGACGCCTGACCGCTACAGTTTGTTCACTATGCCGCCGGTCGGGTGTCAGTTGAGCACCCTGAAGAAATCGGAAGAGGGAGAGGAACTGATCCTGCGCCTGTTTAATCCTTCAGATTCGGAGTCATGCGACGCAACGGTTGCCTTCGGCAGAGCGGTTCAATCGTGTACAGAAACGCGCCTGGATGAGCAGCCGGTTCAGAGCGTTGATGAAAAGCGCAGCGACATTGGCCCGGTTTTACCGGGGCAAACGCGAACATTCAGCTACAAGATTGTGTGA
- the cydA gene encoding cytochrome ubiquinol oxidase subunit I: MLDIVELSRLQFALTAMYHFLFVPLTLGMAFLLAIMETVYVLSGKQIYKDMTKFWGKLFGINFALGVATGLTMEFQFGTNWSYYSHYVGDIFGAPLAIEGLMAFFLESTFVGLFFFGWDRLSKVQHMAVTWLVALGSNLSALWILVANGWMQNPIASDFNFETMRMEMVSFSELVLNPVAQVKFVHTVASGYVTGAMFILGISAYYLLKGRDVAFAKRSFAIAASFGMAAVLSVIVLGDESGYEMGDVQKTKLAAIEAEWETQPAPAAFTLFGIPDQESQENKLAIQIPYALGIIATRSVDTPVIGLKDLMVQHEERIRNGMKAYELLEQLRAGSTDQAVREQFNSMKKDLGYGLLLKRYTPNVSDATEAQIQQATKDSIPRVAPLYFAFRIMVACGFLLLAIIALSFWSVIRNRIGEKKWLLRAALYGIPLPWIAVEAGWFVAEYGRQPWAIGEVLPTAVANSSLTVGDLLFSMILICGLYTLFLVAELFLMFKFARLGPSSLKTGRYHFEQSTATTQPAR; the protein is encoded by the coding sequence ATGTTAGATATAGTCGAACTGTCGCGCTTACAGTTTGCCTTGACCGCGATGTACCACTTCCTCTTTGTGCCACTGACGCTTGGTATGGCGTTCCTGCTGGCCATTATGGAAACGGTCTACGTCCTTTCCGGCAAACAGATTTATAAAGATATGACTAAGTTCTGGGGCAAGTTGTTTGGTATCAACTTTGCTCTGGGTGTGGCAACCGGGTTGACCATGGAGTTCCAGTTCGGGACAAACTGGTCTTACTATTCCCACTATGTTGGGGATATCTTCGGTGCGCCGCTGGCGATCGAAGGTCTGATGGCCTTCTTCCTCGAATCCACCTTTGTAGGTCTGTTCTTCTTCGGCTGGGATCGTCTGAGCAAAGTTCAGCACATGGCGGTAACCTGGCTGGTCGCTTTAGGTTCCAACCTGTCCGCTCTGTGGATCCTGGTCGCAAACGGCTGGATGCAGAACCCTATCGCATCGGATTTCAACTTCGAAACCATGCGTATGGAGATGGTGAGCTTCTCTGAACTGGTCCTTAACCCGGTTGCCCAGGTGAAATTTGTGCACACCGTGGCGTCTGGCTACGTGACCGGTGCGATGTTCATCCTTGGTATCAGCGCTTACTACCTGCTGAAAGGCCGCGACGTCGCTTTCGCAAAACGCTCTTTCGCAATTGCTGCGAGCTTTGGCATGGCTGCCGTGCTGTCTGTTATCGTTCTGGGTGATGAATCCGGTTACGAAATGGGCGACGTGCAGAAAACCAAACTCGCGGCCATTGAAGCAGAGTGGGAGACTCAGCCTGCTCCGGCTGCCTTTACCCTGTTCGGTATTCCTGACCAGGAGTCGCAGGAAAACAAACTGGCGATTCAGATCCCTTACGCACTGGGCATCATTGCCACGCGTTCTGTCGATACGCCGGTTATTGGTCTGAAAGACCTGATGGTGCAGCATGAAGAGCGTATCCGTAACGGGATGAAAGCGTATGAACTGCTGGAGCAACTGCGTGCCGGTTCGACCGACCAGGCTGTTCGCGAACAGTTCAACAGCATGAAAAAAGACCTCGGTTATGGTCTGCTGCTGAAACGCTATACCCCGAACGTCTCTGATGCGACTGAAGCGCAGATTCAGCAGGCGACGAAAGATTCTATCCCACGCGTTGCGCCGCTGTATTTCGCCTTCCGTATCATGGTGGCATGTGGCTTCCTGCTGCTGGCGATCATTGCGCTCTCCTTCTGGAGCGTGATTCGTAACCGCATCGGTGAGAAGAAATGGCTGCTGCGCGCCGCGCTGTACGGTATTCCACTGCCGTGGATTGCAGTAGAAGCCGGCTGGTTTGTCGCCGAATATGGCCGTCAGCCGTGGGCGATCGGTGAGGTGTTGCCAACCGCGGTGGCGAACTCGTCGCTGACCGTCGGCGACCTGCTGTTCTCCATGATCCTGATTTGTGGCCTGTATACCCTGTTCCTGGTGGCTGAACTGTTCCTGATGTTCAAGTTCGCACGCCTTGGCCCAAGCAGCCTGAAAACCGGTCGCTATCACTTTGAGCAGTCCACCGCGACTACTCAGCCGGCACGCTAA
- the cydB gene encoding cytochrome d ubiquinol oxidase subunit II, which yields MIDYEVLRFIWWLLVGILLIGFAVTDGFDMGVGMLTRFLGRNDTERRIMINSIAPHWDGNQVWLITAGGALFAAWPMVYAAAFSGFYVAMILVLASLFFRPVGFDYRSKIEDTRWRNMWDWGIFVGSFVPPLVIGVAFGNLLQGVPFHIDEYLRLYYTGNFFQLLNPFGLLAGVVSVGMIITQGATYLQMRTVGELHLRARATSQIAALVTLVCFALAGVWVMYGIDGYVVTSAVDHHAASNPLTKEVAREAGAWMVNFNNAPILWLVPALGVALPLLTILTSRMEKGAWAFLFSSLTLACIILTAGIAMFPFVMPSSTMMNASLTMWDATSSQLTLNLMTWVAAVFVPIILIYTSWCYWKMFGRITKEHIENNTHSLY from the coding sequence ATGATCGATTATGAAGTACTACGTTTTATCTGGTGGCTGCTGGTTGGCATTCTGCTGATTGGTTTTGCGGTCACTGATGGCTTCGACATGGGGGTGGGCATGCTCACCCGTTTCCTCGGTCGTAACGACACCGAGCGTCGAATTATGATTAACTCCATCGCTCCGCACTGGGACGGTAACCAGGTGTGGCTGATCACCGCGGGCGGCGCGCTGTTTGCGGCCTGGCCGATGGTCTACGCTGCGGCGTTCTCCGGTTTCTATGTGGCGATGATCCTCGTGCTGGCGTCTTTGTTCTTCCGTCCGGTCGGTTTTGATTACCGCTCCAAGATTGAAGACACCCGCTGGCGCAACATGTGGGACTGGGGCATCTTCGTGGGGAGCTTCGTGCCGCCGCTGGTGATCGGCGTGGCATTCGGCAACCTGTTGCAGGGCGTACCGTTCCATATCGACGAGTATCTGCGTCTGTACTACACCGGTAATTTCTTCCAGTTGCTGAATCCGTTTGGCCTGCTGGCGGGCGTGGTGAGCGTAGGGATGATCATTACTCAGGGCGCGACCTATCTGCAGATGCGTACCGTGGGTGAACTGCACCTGCGTGCCCGTGCGACATCGCAGATTGCGGCGCTGGTCACTCTGGTTTGCTTCGCGCTGGCGGGGGTCTGGGTGATGTACGGTATTGATGGCTACGTGGTGACCTCTGCGGTTGATCATCATGCGGCGTCTAACCCGCTGACCAAAGAAGTGGCGCGTGAAGCGGGTGCCTGGATGGTCAACTTCAACAATGCACCGATCCTGTGGCTGGTTCCGGCACTGGGTGTGGCGCTGCCGCTGCTGACGATTCTGACCTCCCGTATGGAGAAAGGGGCATGGGCATTCCTGTTCTCCTCTCTGACGCTGGCCTGCATCATCCTGACTGCTGGTATCGCGATGTTCCCGTTCGTGATGCCTTCAAGCACCATGATGAACGCGAGCCTGACCATGTGGGATGCGACGTCCAGTCAGCTGACGCTGAATCTGATGACCTGGGTTGCTGCGGTGTTTGTTCCGATCATTCTCATCTACACCAGCTGGTGTTACTGGAAAATGTTCGGTCGCATCACCAAAGAGCATATTGAAAACAATACCCACTCTCTGTACTAA
- the cydX gene encoding cytochrome bd-I oxidase subunit CydX, translating to MWYFAWILGTLLACAFGIITALALEHVEASKDGQEEH from the coding sequence ATGTGGTATTTCGCCTGGATTCTGGGAACGCTTCTTGCCTGTGCATTTGGGATCATCACCGCGCTGGCCCTTGAGCACGTCGAGGCAAGCAAAGACGGTCAAGAAGAACACTGA
- the ybgE gene encoding cyd operon protein YbgE → MTTLIAMQYNAMDKRPLRALSLVMALVLAGCMFWDPSRFAAKTSGLEIWHGLLLMWAVCAGIIHGVGFRPRAAHWQGIFSPLLADIVLIVGLIFFFF, encoded by the coding sequence ATGACCACCCTGATCGCGATGCAATATAACGCGATGGACAAGCGCCCGTTACGGGCGCTTTCTTTGGTGATGGCGTTAGTGTTAGCAGGATGTATGTTTTGGGATCCCTCCCGCTTCGCAGCTAAAACCAGCGGGCTGGAAATCTGGCACGGTCTGCTGCTGATGTGGGCGGTCTGTGCGGGCATCATTCATGGCGTAGGTTTTCGTCCTCGCGCCGCGCACTGGCAGGGGATTTTCTCTCCGCTACTTGCCGATATCGTGCTTATTGTCGGTCTGATTTTCTTCTTCTTTTGA
- the ybgC gene encoding tol-pal system-associated acyl-CoA thioesterase, which produces MNKYIFRWPVRVYYEDTDAGGVVYHASYVAFYERARTEMLRHHHFSQQVLLAERVAFVVRKMTLEYYAPARLDDMLEIQTEITSMRGTSLVFTQRIVNAENTVLNEAEVLIVCVDPLKMKPRALPKSIVAEFKQ; this is translated from the coding sequence ATGAATAAGTATATATTTCGATGGCCGGTACGTGTCTACTACGAAGACACCGACGCCGGTGGTGTGGTTTATCACGCCAGTTACGTCGCTTTTTATGAAAGAGCACGCACAGAGATGCTGCGTCATCATCACTTCAGTCAGCAGGTGCTGCTGGCTGAGCGAGTTGCCTTCGTGGTGCGTAAAATGACGCTGGAATACTACGCGCCTGCGCGGCTCGACGATATGCTCGAAATCCAAACAGAAATTACGTCAATGCGTGGCACCTCTTTGGTTTTCACGCAACGCATTGTCAACGCAGAGAACACCGTGCTCAATGAGGCTGAGGTTCTGATTGTTTGCGTTGATCCACTCAAAATGAAGCCTCGTGCGCTTCCCAAGTCTATTGTCGCGGAGTTTAAGCAGTGA
- the tolQ gene encoding Tol-Pal system protein TolQ, producing the protein MTDMNILDLFLKASLLVKLIMLILIGFSIASWAIIIQRTRILNAAAREAEAFEDKFWSGIELSRLYQESQGRRDNLAGSEQIFYSGFKEFARLHRANSHAPEAVVEGASRAMRISMNRELETLETHIPFLGTVGSISPYIGLFGTVWGIMHAFIALGAVKQATLQMVAPGIAEALIATAIGLFAAIPAVMAYNRLNQRVNKLELNYDNFMEEFTAILHRQAFTVSESNKG; encoded by the coding sequence GTGACTGACATGAATATCCTTGATTTGTTCCTGAAGGCAAGCCTTCTGGTTAAACTTATCATGTTGATTTTGATTGGTTTTTCAATCGCATCCTGGGCCATCATTATCCAGCGGACCCGTATTCTTAACGCCGCCGCGCGTGAAGCTGAAGCGTTCGAAGACAAATTCTGGTCCGGTATTGAGCTGTCTCGCCTGTATCAGGAGAGCCAGGGCCGCCGTGATAATCTGGCGGGTTCGGAACAAATCTTCTATAGCGGGTTCAAAGAGTTTGCACGATTGCATCGGGCAAACAGCCATGCGCCAGAAGCGGTGGTGGAAGGGGCATCTCGTGCGATGCGGATCTCGATGAACCGTGAACTTGAAACGCTGGAAACGCATATTCCGTTCCTCGGCACCGTGGGTTCCATCAGCCCGTATATCGGTCTGTTCGGTACCGTGTGGGGGATCATGCATGCATTTATCGCGCTCGGGGCGGTAAAACAGGCGACGTTGCAGATGGTTGCGCCGGGTATCGCGGAAGCATTGATTGCTACGGCGATTGGTCTGTTTGCGGCAATCCCGGCGGTCATGGCCTACAACCGTCTGAATCAGCGTGTTAACAAGCTGGAACTGAATTACGACAACTTTATGGAAGAGTTCACCGCGATTCTGCACCGTCAGGCGTTTACCGTTAGCGAAAGCAACAAGGGGTAA
- the tolR gene encoding colicin uptake protein TolR: MARSRGRGRRDLKSEINIVPLLDVLLVLLLIFMATAPIITQSVEVDLPDATESQAVSSNDNPPVIIEVSGVGQYSVVVEKDRMDQLPPEQVIAEAKSRLESNPKTVFLIGGAKDVPYDEIIKALNLLHSAGVKSVGLMTQPI, translated from the coding sequence ATGGCCAGATCGCGTGGACGAGGTCGTCGCGACCTGAAGTCCGAAATCAACATCGTACCGTTGCTCGACGTTCTGTTGGTGCTGCTGCTGATCTTTATGGCGACAGCGCCGATCATTACGCAGAGTGTGGAAGTCGATCTGCCGGATGCGACCGAGTCGCAGGCCGTGAGCAGTAACGACAATCCGCCGGTCATTATTGAGGTTTCCGGAGTAGGGCAGTACAGCGTGGTGGTTGAGAAAGATCGTATGGATCAACTGCCGCCGGAACAGGTGATCGCCGAGGCGAAAAGTCGCCTGGAGTCCAATCCGAAAACGGTCTTCTTGATCGGGGGCGCGAAAGACGTGCCTTACGATGAAATAATTAAAGCGCTGAACTTGTTGCACAGTGCGGGTGTGAAGTCGGTTGGCTTAATGACGCAGCCTATCTGA
- the tolA gene encoding cell envelope integrity protein TolA, which produces MSKATEQNDKLKRAIIISAVLHVILFAVLIWSSFDEHIEASAGGGGGSSIDAVMVDPGAVVQQYERQQQQQSSAQRAKEQREKLEQQQAEELREKQAAEQERLKQIEKERLAAQEQQKQAEADAKKAQEQQKQAEEAAKKAAADAKAKADAQVKEAAEAAKKAAADAQKKAEAEAAKAAADAKKKAEAEAAKAAADAKKKAEAEAAKQAAAEKAAAAKAAAAEKAAAEKKAAAEKAAADKKAAADKAAADKKAAADKAAAAKKAAAEKAAAASGVDDLLGDLSSGKNAPKTGGGAKGNNASPAGSGNTKNNGASGADISNYAGQIKSAIESKFYDASSYAGKTCTLRIKLASDGMLLDIQSEGGDPALCQAALAAARQAKIPKPPSQAVYEVFKNAPLDFKP; this is translated from the coding sequence GTGTCAAAGGCAACCGAACAAAACGACAAGCTCAAACGGGCGATAATTATTTCAGCGGTGCTGCATGTCATCCTATTTGCAGTCCTGATCTGGAGTTCGTTCGATGAGCATATTGAGGCTTCAGCCGGCGGCGGCGGCGGTTCTTCCATCGATGCCGTAATGGTTGATCCTGGCGCCGTGGTTCAGCAGTACGAACGTCAGCAGCAGCAACAGTCAAGTGCGCAGCGTGCCAAAGAGCAACGTGAAAAACTGGAGCAGCAGCAGGCGGAAGAGCTTCGTGAGAAGCAGGCTGCCGAACAGGAACGGCTTAAGCAGATCGAGAAAGAACGTTTAGCGGCTCAGGAACAGCAGAAGCAGGCTGAAGCCGACGCGAAGAAAGCGCAGGAACAGCAGAAACAGGCTGAAGAAGCGGCGAAGAAAGCGGCAGCGGATGCCAAAGCGAAAGCTGATGCACAGGTGAAAGAAGCCGCAGAAGCCGCGAAGAAAGCCGCGGCGGATGCACAGAAGAAAGCCGAAGCAGAGGCGGCAAAAGCCGCTGCTGACGCGAAGAAGAAAGCGGAAGCTGAAGCGGCTAAAGCGGCTGCCGATGCGAAGAAGAAAGCCGAGGCTGAAGCCGCTAAGCAAGCTGCTGCGGAAAAAGCGGCTGCAGCGAAAGCCGCCGCCGCCGAGAAAGCCGCTGCTGAGAAAAAAGCCGCCGCAGAAAAGGCCGCCGCTGATAAAAAAGCTGCAGCCGATAAAGCCGCTGCCGATAAGAAAGCAGCAGCCGATAAAGCCGCTGCGGCCAAAAAGGCCGCTGCTGAAAAAGCAGCCGCGGCATCTGGTGTTGACGATCTGCTTGGCGATCTCAGCTCCGGTAAGAATGCGCCGAAAACCGGCGGTGGGGCAAAAGGGAACAACGCTTCTCCTGCGGGGAGTGGTAATACTAAAAATAATGGCGCATCAGGCGCGGATATCAGCAACTATGCCGGGCAGATTAAATCTGCCATTGAGAGCAAGTTCTACGACGCATCGTCTTATGCAGGTAAAACCTGTACGCTGCGGATAAAACTGGCTTCAGACGGTATGCTGCTCGACATCCAGTCTGAAGGTGGCGATCCCGCGCTTTGTCAGGCAGCGCTTGCTGCAGCCCGACAAGCGAAGATTCCAAAACCACCGAGCCAGGCGGTATATGAAGTGTTTAAAAACGCACCTCTGGACTTTAAACCGTAA
- the tolB gene encoding Tol-Pal system beta propeller repeat protein TolB, which yields MKQALRVAFGFLMLWAAVLHAEVRIEITQGVDSARPIGVVPFQWAGPGAAPEDIGGIVGADLRNSGKFNPLDRSRLPQQPGTAQDVQPAAWSALGIDAVVVGQVTPNPDGSYNVAYQLVDTGGAPGTVLAQNSYKVNKQWLRYAGHTASDEVFEKLTGIKGAFRTRIAYVVQTNGGQFPYELRVSDYDGYNQFVVHRSPQPLMSPAWSPDGSKLAYVTFESGRSALVIQTLSNGAVRQVASFPRHNGAPAFSPDGSKLAFALSKTGSLNLYVMDIGSGQIRQVTDGRSNNTEPTWFPDSQNLAFTSDQAGRPQVYKVNVNGGAPQRITWEGSQNQDADVSSDGKFMVMVSSANGQQHIAKQDLVAGGVQVLSSTFLDETPSLAPNGTMVIYSSSQGMGSVLNLVSTDGRFKARLPATDGQVKFPAWSPYL from the coding sequence ATGAAGCAGGCATTACGAGTAGCATTTGGTTTTCTAATGCTGTGGGCAGCGGTGCTGCACGCAGAAGTACGTATCGAGATAACCCAAGGGGTGGACTCGGCGCGCCCGATTGGCGTTGTGCCATTCCAGTGGGCAGGGCCGGGTGCTGCACCTGAAGATATCGGTGGCATCGTTGGCGCGGACCTGCGCAACAGCGGTAAATTTAATCCGTTAGATCGGTCTCGTTTGCCACAACAGCCTGGGACTGCGCAGGACGTTCAACCTGCTGCATGGTCTGCGCTGGGGATTGACGCGGTCGTGGTCGGTCAGGTAACTCCGAATCCGGACGGTTCTTACAATGTCGCTTACCAGCTGGTTGACACCGGCGGCGCGCCGGGTACTGTACTGGCTCAGAACTCTTACAAAGTAAACAAGCAGTGGCTACGCTATGCCGGCCATACTGCCAGTGACGAAGTGTTTGAGAAGCTGACCGGGATTAAAGGCGCATTCCGTACCCGTATCGCGTATGTTGTTCAGACCAACGGCGGTCAGTTCCCGTATGAACTGCGCGTGTCTGACTACGATGGCTACAACCAGTTTGTGGTTCACCGTTCACCGCAGCCGTTGATGTCTCCGGCCTGGTCTCCGGACGGTTCTAAACTGGCGTATGTCACCTTCGAAAGCGGTCGTTCTGCGCTGGTTATCCAGACGTTGTCTAACGGCGCGGTCCGTCAGGTTGCGTCATTCCCGCGTCACAACGGTGCGCCTGCATTCTCTCCGGATGGCAGCAAACTGGCGTTTGCCCTGTCAAAAACCGGGAGTCTGAACCTGTACGTGATGGATATCGGCTCTGGTCAGATCCGTCAGGTGACCGATGGTCGCAGCAACAATACGGAGCCAACCTGGTTCCCGGACAGCCAGAACCTGGCCTTTACATCGGATCAGGCGGGTCGTCCGCAAGTGTATAAAGTTAACGTTAACGGCGGTGCTCCGCAGCGTATTACCTGGGAAGGTTCACAAAACCAGGATGCTGATGTCAGCAGCGACGGCAAATTTATGGTAATGGTAAGTTCGGCCAATGGTCAGCAGCACATTGCCAAACAAGATCTGGTAGCGGGTGGCGTACAAGTTCTGTCGTCAACGTTCCTGGACGAAACGCCAAGTCTGGCACCTAACGGCACTATGGTAATCTACAGCTCTTCTCAGGGGATGGGATCCGTGCTGAATTTGGTTTCTACAGATGGGCGTTTCAAAGCGCGTCTTCCGGCAACTGATGGACAGGTTAAATTCCCTGCCTGGTCGCCGTATCTGTGA
- the pal gene encoding peptidoglycan-associated lipoprotein Pal — MQLNKVLKGLMIALPVMAIAACSSNKNASNDGSEGMLGAGTGMDANGSGNMSSEEQARLQMQQLQQNNIVYFDLDKYDIRSDFAAMLDAHANFLRSNPSYKVTVEGHADERGTPEYNISLGERRANAVKMYLQGKGVSADQISIVSYGKEKPAVLGHDEAAYSKNRRAVLVY; from the coding sequence ATGCAACTGAACAAAGTGCTGAAAGGGCTGATGATCGCTCTGCCTGTTATGGCTATTGCGGCATGTTCTTCTAACAAGAACGCCAGCAATGACGGCAGCGAAGGCATGCTGGGTGCCGGCACTGGTATGGATGCAAACGGCAGCGGCAACATGTCCTCCGAAGAGCAGGCTCGTCTGCAGATGCAGCAGCTGCAGCAGAACAACATCGTTTACTTCGATCTGGACAAGTACGATATCCGTTCTGACTTCGCTGCAATGCTGGATGCGCACGCTAACTTCCTGCGTAGCAACCCGTCTTACAAAGTCACCGTAGAAGGTCACGCGGACGAACGTGGTACTCCTGAGTACAACATCTCCCTGGGTGAACGTCGTGCGAACGCTGTTAAGATGTACCTGCAGGGTAAAGGCGTTTCTGCTGACCAGATCTCCATCGTTTCTTACGGTAAAGAAAAACCTGCAGTACTGGGTCACGACGAAGCGGCTTACTCCAAAAACCGTCGTGCCGTACTGGTTTACTAA